A window of Elgaria multicarinata webbii isolate HBS135686 ecotype San Diego chromosome 2, rElgMul1.1.pri, whole genome shotgun sequence contains these coding sequences:
- the TNNT3 gene encoding troponin T, fast skeletal muscle isoform X1 has product MSDNEEVEQVEEEYEEEEEAQEEEEAQEEVHEPEEVHEEEKKPRVPTLTAPKIPEGEKVDFDDIQKKRQNKDLIELQALIDNHFEGRKKEEEELMALKDRIEKRRAERAEQQRIRAEKEKERQSRLMEEKARREEEDAKRRAEDDMKKKKALSSMGATYSSYLAKADQKRGKKQTARELKKKVLAERRKPLNVDHLSEDKLREKAKEMWDWLYQLETEKYEYLEKIKRQKYDILSLRCRVEALSKFSKKAGAKGKVGGRWK; this is encoded by the exons ATGTCTGACAACGAAGAAGT GGAGCAAGTAGAGG AGGAATACGAAGAAGAAG AAGaagcacaagaggaag AAGAAGCTCAAGAGGAAG TTCATGAGCCA GAAGAAGTCCATGAAGAAG AGAAGAAGCCCAGAGTACCAAC GCTGACTGCACCTAAGATCCCAGAGGGTGAAAAAGTAGACTTTGAT GATATTCAAAAGAAGAGGCAGAACAAAGATTTGATTGAGCTTCAGGCTTTGATTGATAATCATTTTGAAGGccggaagaaggaagaggaggaattgaTGGCCCTCAAAGATAGAATC GAGAAGCGTAGAGCCGAAAGGGCAGAACAACAAAGGATCCGGGCTGAGAAAGAAAAGGAGCGTCAGTCCAGGCTTATG GAGGAGAAAGCAAGAAGAGAGGAAGAAGATGCCAAGAGACGGGCTGAAGAtgacatgaagaagaagaaggctctCTCTTCCATGGGTGCCACATACAGCAGCTATTTGGCTAAG GCTGatcaaaaaagagggaaaaaacaAACTGCGAGGGAACTGAAGAAGAAGGTGCTGGCAGAGAGGCGCAAACCCTTAAACGTTGACCACCTTAGTGAAGACAAACTGAG GGAGAAAGCCAAGGAGATGTGGGACTGGTTATATCAGCTGGAAACTGAAAAATATGAATATTTAGAGAAGATCAAGAGACAAAAATATGAT ATTTTATCACTACGTTGCAGGGTGGAGGCACTGTCCAAGTT